One Halobaculum roseum DNA segment encodes these proteins:
- a CDS encoding ABC transporter ATP-binding protein, whose amino-acid sequence MITVDGLRKVYGDFVAVHGSTFDVEPGEIFGVVGPNGAGKTTTLKTLAGLIEPTAGTVRVAGEPAGDPETRTALGFLPEESPLYEDMTARSYLRFFADLYDVPRETANQRIETALDDLELEHRDRRLGDVSKGMKRKVAIARSLVNDPDVLIYDEPASGLDPLTTNYVLEYVRDLADAGKTVLFSAHNLYHVESVCDRVVIMNEGEIVARGTVEEIRAEHGETTYRVFTTVPVEGSEPDGDRHVSTVDSMDAVEAIRGAAADEGGEVVDIRTRESTLEEIFLDVAGQPMPGSRRTDPGEVGG is encoded by the coding sequence GTGATAACCGTCGACGGCCTGCGGAAGGTGTACGGCGACTTCGTCGCCGTGCACGGGAGTACCTTCGACGTGGAGCCGGGGGAGATATTCGGCGTCGTCGGCCCGAACGGCGCGGGCAAGACGACGACGCTCAAGACGCTCGCGGGGCTGATCGAGCCGACCGCCGGCACCGTCCGGGTCGCCGGCGAGCCGGCGGGCGACCCGGAGACACGAACCGCGTTGGGGTTCCTCCCGGAGGAGTCGCCGCTGTACGAGGACATGACCGCGCGGAGCTATCTCCGCTTTTTCGCGGACTTGTACGACGTGCCGCGCGAGACCGCGAACCAACGGATCGAGACGGCGCTCGACGACCTAGAGCTGGAGCACCGCGACCGCCGGCTGGGGGACGTGTCGAAGGGGATGAAGCGCAAGGTCGCGATCGCGCGTTCGCTGGTCAACGACCCCGACGTGTTGATCTACGACGAGCCGGCGTCCGGGCTCGACCCGCTCACGACCAACTACGTGCTGGAGTACGTCCGCGACCTCGCCGACGCGGGCAAGACCGTGCTGTTCTCGGCGCACAACCTGTATCACGTCGAATCGGTCTGTGACCGCGTCGTGATCATGAACGAGGGCGAGATCGTCGCGCGCGGCACCGTCGAGGAGATCCGCGCCGAGCACGGCGAGACGACCTACCGCGTGTTCACCACGGTCCCCGTCGAGGGGAGCGAGCCCGACGGCGACCGCCACGTGTCGACCGTCGACTCGATGGACGCGGTCGAGGCGATCCGCGGGGCGGCGGCGGACGAGGGGGGCGAGGTCGTCGACATTAGAACGCGCGAGTCGACGCTTGAGGAGATATTCCTCGACGTGGCCGGCCAGCCGATGCCCGGAAGCCGCCGCACCGATCCCGGGGAGGTCGGGGGGTGA
- a CDS encoding PrsW family intramembrane metalloprotease, producing the protein MRRPGAVGRALLAAARRHARKTGRVARWEVSRTTGTVDRKTAALGAVALLLTVGVAAGGLFAGGVALDDDIYAVAVSPDSPYHDPVSDSTPLEAVPVGAPNADVYVDDRDPTDREATVSVANTRKGQAALGAFRSAVERHNTQLLLAEENQSAAFPVGVTLSYVERASERVGASDGAAGVGGSGDDGEDEAGGAGDGSASGSGGSGPAAGDGSGDGLGVPDFGGVAGPLFGGQPTGSPAEISPPFPFSSLVLAFAFLVPMNFVIQAYGSTVLNERINRRGELLLVAPLSPGDIVAGKTLPYAAVALLATALIAAGVGGGVLSVAAVFPIALVFLASTFVGAMFARSFKELTFVTVTVSVTLTTYAFVPAIFATVTPIALISPLTLVVRDLQGEAVAIGEYLFSTGPFYLVAATLFAMGVGVYREEDMFTQRAVPLKFLDALAVRLHRPRDVALLAALSVPFVFVAELLGVALLFALPQAAAVVGLLVVVAVVEEIAKGVAIFAGFHQSRFERDLPTALKLGALSGAGFFVAEKATAIVQVVGLGSLPLGQAAFGTAGVGAAFGPALGLALLALPLLLHVVTAAVGAVGATRGRRAWAVTLFVAMAIHFAYDLTVVSVLG; encoded by the coding sequence GTGAGACGCCCCGGCGCGGTCGGTCGCGCGCTCCTCGCCGCCGCCCGCCGGCACGCCCGCAAGACGGGTCGCGTCGCGCGCTGGGAGGTGTCGCGGACGACCGGCACCGTCGACCGGAAGACCGCAGCCCTCGGCGCCGTCGCGCTCCTGTTGACGGTGGGCGTCGCCGCGGGCGGGTTGTTCGCCGGCGGCGTCGCCCTCGACGACGACATCTACGCGGTCGCGGTCAGTCCGGACAGCCCGTACCACGACCCCGTGAGCGACTCCACGCCGCTGGAGGCGGTGCCCGTCGGCGCGCCGAACGCGGACGTGTACGTCGACGACCGCGACCCGACCGACCGCGAGGCGACCGTCTCGGTGGCGAACACACGCAAGGGACAGGCCGCACTCGGCGCGTTCCGGTCGGCAGTCGAGCGACACAACACGCAGCTCCTGCTGGCGGAGGAGAACCAGTCGGCCGCCTTCCCGGTCGGCGTCACCCTCAGCTACGTCGAGCGCGCGAGCGAGCGCGTCGGCGCCAGCGACGGGGCGGCAGGCGTAGGGGGCTCGGGAGACGACGGCGAGGACGAGGCCGGCGGCGCCGGGGACGGATCCGCCTCCGGATCCGGCGGCTCCGGACCCGCCGCGGGCGACGGGTCCGGGGACGGGCTCGGTGTCCCCGACTTCGGCGGCGTCGCGGGGCCGCTGTTCGGCGGCCAGCCGACCGGGTCGCCGGCGGAGATCTCCCCGCCGTTCCCGTTCTCCTCGCTCGTGCTCGCGTTCGCCTTCCTCGTGCCGATGAACTTCGTGATCCAGGCGTACGGATCGACGGTGCTCAACGAGCGGATCAACCGCCGGGGGGAGCTGCTGCTCGTCGCGCCGCTGTCGCCGGGCGACATCGTCGCCGGCAAGACCCTGCCGTACGCCGCGGTCGCGCTCCTCGCGACGGCGCTCATCGCAGCCGGGGTCGGCGGCGGCGTGCTCTCGGTGGCGGCGGTGTTCCCGATCGCGCTCGTGTTCCTCGCGTCGACGTTCGTCGGCGCGATGTTCGCGCGCTCGTTCAAGGAACTCACTTTCGTCACCGTCACCGTCTCCGTGACGCTGACGACGTACGCGTTCGTCCCCGCGATCTTCGCGACGGTGACGCCGATCGCGCTCATCTCGCCGCTGACGCTCGTCGTCCGCGACCTCCAGGGCGAGGCGGTCGCGATCGGGGAGTACCTGTTCTCGACGGGCCCGTTCTACCTCGTCGCCGCTACCCTGTTCGCCATGGGCGTCGGCGTCTACCGCGAGGAGGACATGTTCACCCAGCGCGCGGTACCGCTGAAGTTCCTCGACGCGCTCGCGGTGCGGCTGCACCGCCCCCGCGACGTTGCGCTCCTCGCGGCGCTGTCGGTCCCGTTCGTCTTCGTCGCCGAGCTGCTCGGGGTCGCGCTGCTGTTCGCGCTGCCACAGGCGGCCGCGGTCGTCGGGCTGCTCGTGGTCGTCGCGGTCGTCGAGGAGATCGCCAAGGGCGTCGCCATCTTCGCGGGCTTCCACCAGTCGCGTTTCGAGCGCGACCTCCCCACGGCGCTGAAGCTGGGTGCGCTGTCGGGCGCCGGCTTCTTCGTCGCCGAAAAGGCGACGGCGATCGTTCAGGTCGTCGGCCTGGGATCGCTCCCGCTCGGGCAGGCCGCGTTCGGCACCGCCGGTGTCGGCGCGGCGTTCGGGCCGGCGCTCGGCCTCGCGCTGTTGGCGCTCCCGCTCCTCCTGCACGTCGTCACGGCGGCCGTCGGCGCCGTCGGCGCGACGCGCGGACGGCGCGCCTGGGCCGTGACGCTGTTCGTCGCGATGGCGATCCACTTCGCCTACGATCTCACGGTGGTGAGCGTCCTTGGCTAG